In the Callospermophilus lateralis isolate mCalLat2 chromosome 7, mCalLat2.hap1, whole genome shotgun sequence genome, tcgatcctcagcaccacataaaaataaataaataaataaagtaaaggtattgtgtccaactacaactaaaaaaataaatattttttaaaaaggcatagtAAACTATCAGTAACTATGTAAGGTTGAGTTTTCTTAATGCATTTTTGGCATTATCTAGGAGGATAGGTTACATGATGGTCTCAACAAGGGAACGTTCATTCTTTAAGAGGGCTAAACTCTAATTTTTCAActgttgtttttaaaaatcattcccaTGTACAGAATAATTCCCAAGAATTTAAAAAGTGAGTGAACTAAACTAGCCTTGACTTTTGAGCACATAATCTGTTGGACTTTGTCATAGGGCCTCCCATTATGTGTTTTCTTTAAAGTCATTCTGTTAATGACAGCAGATGACAGCATCGATACTTTCATTGGAGAAGCtaacatttctttttaaagaaactacatttcTTTTGATGTCTGACAACCGAAAGGGATcatgttggaatttttttttttttctaatgaagaaacaaaggaagGCATCATTTAATTTTGGTTTTGAGGAGAAAAATAAATTCCCTGCTGGTTTGGGGGGAGTGTTTCTGGTTGATATTCCCAGAGCTAACTGAGTTTTCAGTAATTTGCTATTAGTACTGACTTTGCTTGCTGAAGATTTGGCTAATCAATATTTTATAAAGCAGGAGGAAGATGTTAAGTCTCCATTTGGATGACTGCCAAGTCCTAAACCTCTTACCTTGATGTGGCTTCTCAGCTCCAGTCTTGCTGTTTCTGTTGCCCGTGGCTGTCTCTATCTAATGTTCCACTATTAACTGAAACTTCCAGTGCCAAATAAAACTTGGTGTTTTGTTTCTCAAACCCTTTCTGTTGATATCCCTATTTTTGCTAACAGAATCATAATTCTAGTTACTTAGATCCAAACTTTCAATCTTAGGAGCTACTATTCATCAGGGGCTATCTATCAGGGATTATGCTGTTGAATTTAGCAAATATGAATTTCATCTACCAAAATCCTGTGTGGTAGGCACCAACGTTATTATTACTTTACTACAGGGAAGTTGCAGCTTGGTGAGATCAGTGACTTATTTAATTTTACTTAAAAAGTGCCTGGAATGGCAGGATTTGGTCTGAAGTCTGCAAACACCCAGAGCTTGAAACCTTAGGCCATCTCTCCAGGCTGGAGTGCCTTAGCTTTGCTTCTGattcctccttcccctttgcctaATCATGCAGACTCTGTCCATGTAACGTCGCCCACAACTGCTGTCTCCTGTTTTCAATGCCATTGCCTCGGTCAGATTTTCATCACCTCTCATCTCTCctacatgttcttttttttcctgctcttttCCACCATCTGCTCACAGTTGCTTCGCCTACACTGCTCTACTGAAAAGCCTTTGATGATTCGCCTTGGTCTGAGTGTCACTGCCTTACCCAGTCACCTTCCAGTCTTACCACCTTCTAACCAACTTACCTTCACAAATGCTGTGTTTGATCCAGTTTATACTCCTTGATGTACTCCTGTGTCTGTTGGACTTCTACTTACCCCCTTCACAAAGCTGCCCATAAATCCTCTATAATCAGACAAAAGCAGCCTGAACTTTTTCTGTGACAACAAATTCTGCCCTGGTCACCTGTGTTCTtctgttaattcttttttttttttttttttttaattaattgctcctgacaatacaatgatcttgacatatcttacatttgattcaaatggggtatgaattctcatttttccaagtgtacaggttgcagaatcacattggttatacggccacgtatatacacacagcaatactagtgtctattttattctgctgcccttcctatcccccctcccctccactcccctcccatcacctctctctacccaatttaatgtgacacatttctctctctctctttttttcttccccctcacatcatcatacatgtattttgtataacgatgagggtctccttccatctgttATTCTGATGGGATTCGATCTCATTCCTCAAAGACTGAACTGTGCTTTGCTGTTTTCTGTGAAGCTTGGAGTTGGGCAACTCTGTGCCACGTACTTAAGGGTAAGGATGAATTAGATTTTATTTGTGAGGTGTTGTCAGGATATGTGGTCCATGTACTCAATTATTTTGACCTAGTATGGGGAAACAAAACTAATATTCAAAAAATTAACTGAGGAACAAGCAGGAGTTCAACtatgagagtcatcagagaagagagAGCAGGAGGATGCGACAGGGGAAGAAGGACTTGGAGAGAAGGAGAGACCTGAGGCTGACTCAGAAAAGTGAAGAAAGGTGCTGACGGAATGGGGAGGCGTGTTCTGAGGTGAGAAGAGCATAAGTGAATGTTCTGAGGTGAGGAGGGACACAGCCGGTCCAGGAAGAAGAATGGCACATAGGAAGCCTAGGGAAATGCCAGGGATGTTAAGCGTTTTTTTAGAGTAAAATAACTCCTGCAAATTTACagtgtcatttctttaaaaatttcttacCCCAAGGCTTTGTGTGGTAACTGGTACTCTCCTAAATTAGTCACAATAAGTTGGTTTTTACTGTATATTCTTCTACTGCTATATAATTGCTAGAATTCATCTCTGAATTCATCTGAATTATAGTAGTACATGGCAATGTGATGAGGAACtgcttcttttttgtttgtttgtttgttttttacctgTTATCATGTTTTAAGACTTTGATGCCGCTAAAACTTAGGATAAATGCTGATAAATTATTTCATGGATTAGAATTTagcactctgaaaaaaaaaagacttttaaaaaattttttacaaTTGGCTTTCTATCTACTACAAATGTTTCTTCATTCTGCTTTATTCATGCAAAATTGTTGTGAGATTGTCCTTACCATTGGTCCAAGAAGGAAGTTGTTCACAAATGTATAATGAAAACACAAAGCTCATCTACTTACAACATTTATAATATAATCCAGATCCAAAATCGACCCGTGGAGACGGGACAAATATTGTTGTGATAAATTATCACACACACATATTCCCATGAAAGcactaacagaaaaaaaaactgaaaattggggctggggttgtggctcagtggtaaagcgcttgcctagcatgtgtgagtcactgggttcaattctcagcaccgcatataaataaatgaataaaataaaagtccatcaacagctaaaaatttcttttgaaaaaacCCTGAAAATTGACAAATTCACTTTGAAAAGTCACTTGGTAAGCCagaaaaaggagaaggaaagggaTTTAAAAGATAGGCATTTTTTACTACAGTTTAGGGAAAAGTAAGACACCCAAACATTTAAAAGTAGAAAGCAATGACTGGTTTTTCCATTTGTTAAGTTCTTTTTGATATGAATTACACATCATTTTTTCCTTAGGACTATAACATTGCTAATTTTCTCCATATGTGAACGATTTGTCTTTGACCTTTAACAAATGTCCTCTAGGCAGTCTACTTACCATCCAGGAACAACACAGCATCATTTTACATGCACACAAAGGCCTGAAAGctccataaaaataaatgatccaTGGTATAAGATACATTAACCAGCAGAATAATAAGCTATTTCAGCCCTGTAAATTTTAATACCCATCCATTCAAAACCACACTGGGTCACTTTAGTATTAAATTCAGAGGAACAAAATGGTAAgtatacatattttatttgttaaGCTGCCAGCTATACATTTTGTGTAAAATTTCATTAGTGGGGGAGAACCTATTCAGAGACACATCAGGCAGTGTATATTTAAAAGTAGTGTCTCTTTCTAATATGTGATTCTATGTGTTACAGATACATTTACTATTAAGCATCATGTATATTTAATATAATGTCTACTTCAGTGTCCTAAAAAGCCTTTGTTCAGTTATAGTTTCCATTATCGAAGAGCCAATGTATGGTCCTTCCACAATTTTGTAAAGTGCAAGCAGCCCACAAGAGCTTCTAGTTTTAGCTTGAGGCCCATGGGACCATGGTAATTGTTATGAAGTCATTAATTCTACCTCAGCAGTTTCAACTGTCAGGTACATGTAACAATAATTGCAGTTAATGAATGCTGCTCAATTTATTAAGTGCAAAATGAAAACCAGTATTCCTTTATATGCAGCACTGAGGCATATTAACATTTATCATTTGTGTACACCATGTTGACTATTCTACTGTCTTCTGTTGGCCAGGATACATAGTCATATATTGCCAAAATTTCTCTTCATCAAAAAGGATTGCAGGAAATTCTAACTTTCTAGCTAAaggataattaaaataattactaCCCAAAGTTTTATTCAATAAGAATCTATGTTTATGAAAAACATTCCAACAGAACCAAGACTTAGTTCCTGCTGTGGATCAACAAGATTCTCTCGTATCCCCTCCCTGACCCTGATCCTTACTTACAATGTGAAAAGGTTCAAAAGCTTCCAGTTGTTTGAAGTGTTAGTCTTAAAATTTTTGACAGTAACACTTTGTGTGTGCATAGATACAGCCCATTTCatgatttgaaaagaaaaatcaacatttctcattttcaatCACTCAAAGTATACTGCATAGACATTTGCAAGAGCAAAGAGAgaagaatttctgaaaacataggaTGAAACTGTATCACTTTTAGGATCCCAGAGGCATCTGCTTCCAATAAGTATGCTCTGACCATTCAGTTGTCCAATGTGAATCATTACAATTAGTTTGTACCGTGGAATCATCAATTCCTTGACCCGGGCTTTAATAacctagaaatttaaaaaaaggagggGTTCCTTATTTAGCCACATATTAAAACTCAGAGATCTCAACCTTTGTTATAAACATAGTGGATTTAAAAAAACAGTGTGCTGCATCGTAGatgctttccatagtggctgcagAACTGAAGCTATGATttccttcagaactctcctcatgAGATGGGATGTTCAGGGCAAAAATCATAAATCAGCAATAAATCTACATTTTCTAAGGCACATGGAAAAACTCATTCAGGGCACATTGCAATTTAATGCTGTGTTCTTGAAAACCTAAATTAAGGCAGCATCCCTTGAAGAGTGTTAGCACTAGGGTAGTCCAGCTAGAGTCACACTGTCTAGAAGGTCTGACGAGGAGCCATTCTCTGCAAGCTCTTGTAACTTGAGCAGTCACAAAAGTTTATTAAATAGTTCACTAAAAACACAAAGCAGAGGAAACCATGCTAAAATGATAGTAATTTAGTTGATAAAACTAGAAAGGATTTGGGGATCCATTGTCTAAATTTAATGGCTCTTAAAAAAGCTGCTATGGTGAAAAGAAAATGATGACCAAAACACTATCttttacaataaaaatttttaaagtgaagttgtttttatatatttttgttcaaaatatattgttttttaccttattattgcttttaattttattctttttttttttttagtcatacatgacaaaatacattgttttaatgaggggagaaagggaagagaagaatggaggaacttaggATTGGGCAAAAGGGagtgaggagaggggagggggtagTGGGGTggtgggaaagatggtggaatgagacagacatcattaccctaagtatgtgtgtgtgtatatatatatatatatatatatatatatatatatatatatatatatatatatatgattgtaTGAATGTGACTCTACATtgagtacaaccagagaaatgaaagtcTGTGCTCCATTTCTATACAGTGAATCAAAATGCACTCCGCTATCATGTAAAACTAattagaagaaatgaaaaaactaCATTGTTTTAGACAAATGCTTGTTATATAACACATATATGGCATATGACACAATAAATAGtttgataaaatataatttttaactaCTACTGAATGGTGAATTTCCTTCATTAAAAGTAGGAGGTGTGTTGTGCTTTCAGCAAATATTGTAGTTATAGCTAACCTCTTGGGCAAATCACACATGtacctctgaaattgttttagttaTCTGTCTGCAGAACTCTGGTTCATACTCTTCTTTTTGCAGATAGTCAGTCAACACATCTTGCAAGATATGATTAACAGTGACCACAGGAAAATGTTTGGTAGGACCTGAAAATACACATGGAAATTCTTTGTAAGAAGTAATTTAAAATCATATCCTCCTGCCCCATAGGCTAATCAGAGAACACTGAAACATGGAGAGGCCTTACTAGTCTGGTGGCCTCTATATAATAAGGAAGAAAGAGGTCCTAGTGAGGGGTCCAGTTAGGTTTTCTGGGGGAAGAAAAGAAGACAATACATCAGACTACGTACAGAGTGTGATTAATACTGTTTGACTTTGCAGCTCTTTCTTCCTAGTTCCCATGCCGGTGACTGAACTTCAGTGTCAAGATGTTTCTAGTTGGCTCCCCAGCTCTTCCATCCTCTAATTTACCTACCACATTGCAATGAGAACAATTGCTTGAAACCCTGGACCCTGAAGTGACGTCCCCCTCGACAAGTTCTATGGTTTGGCTCCTAACCAACCTATGGTCTTTGCTTCTCTGCCATGGCTCCCATACCCACGATGCTCCAGCTCCTGGGGCCCACCTGTCTTTTAAAGGATGCTCACGTGTCTTTTTCTTGCACTTACTTTCAAGTGGAGCACCACTCCCCATCTGTGCATCTGAGAAATATCCACTCATATTTCAAGTCCAGCTCAGGTGTCTTCTTCAGATAGACTTGAACCTCCCCTCAGGTGCAATTCACCCTTCAGCTCTCCCTAATTCCCACACACTGGTCCCTGCTGCTGTACTGGCTCATCATCCACTTGATAATAGCTAAGGCAAACCCGAGTTTCTCTCTAGTAAAATGGTAAGCAAGATTGGATTTTATCCTTTTCAAAGTCAGTGCTAAGCACATAAATATTTAATGTAtgatttctaaatttaaatagAATTAAACACTTTATAGATAATAATCATCACACAAATAatggctactttttttttgcTGGTCATTGTCTATGTATCAAGCACCATGATAAGCACTTTACTTTTGTTTATATAATTGTTTATACATCTGAGGTGAATCTCCCTTGTTGTCTCCAATACGCAGGTCTAAGTACATTTCATTAACCTGTCTAGAATCAcacagtggcagagctgggatggACAGGTTTGTCTAATACTAGAGTTTATATTTTCGGCCACATTTAGTTCGCATTCAGGTCATTATTTCAAACGAATCTGTTTTATCCTGCATCCCTGGAATATGAAGGAATGAGACTGGGAACCATATCCAATTCTCTTTTAGTAGTCATCAGTATCTATTAATAAGTTTAGTTTTAATGCCTATGTCTGTCAGGGTCTAAGTAAACATGGAAAACTGAAGTTAGGAAAATCCAGAATGATTTAATCAAGGGAATGACTGGGTCAGAGGAAATCATAAGGGATAGTGCAGTCCTCCATGGCCAGTGGAAGTGAGGATGTTACTCTCACCTAACCCTTGGCTTgaggaatccaggaaggcagCTCTTAATCCCAGAGCAGTTGTGTGGAGATGGCTCCCTTGTGAGCAGCTAGCGTCCTTTGGCTGAGATGAGCTCATGGGCAAGGATCCAGGAAAGTGAATTCCCAGGCTGCACAGTCCTCCCTTCTACCTTCCTGCTGAAGTTTCTTAGGCTGAACTTAACAGAAGGGTGTAGTTTGTGACCATAGGCTAGTCATAGGATCCAAAAATAGTATTTTCACTTGGATAATATAGAAATTGCTCACTTCAGTGTAAATCGTGGTGGGAAGTAAGTCTACACATGTGATACGGTGACTCTGAGAACTAACCACTATTAAAACTAACCATTATTCAGACACGAGATTATCAATCTGTGAATGGCTTGCTCCTGCTGGTTGGGGTCAGAGATAGAGCGACACATGTAAGTACTCCTGTAAACTAGTTCCAATTCATACAGTTCTGTTACTTTCCTGTGGACCTTATAgaaaatttccatttgaatattCTTGGCCATCGTCATTCACCTGGAACTTAGTTCTGCCTGGCATTGTATCTACTTATAGGCATGATttcctttagaaaatggcaaattCCTTGAGTGCAGGTATTTTGTCTGCCTAGTGCTCCTCTCTTCCTTCTGGGAACAGTATCTTCCTTTCTGGGAACTGATCTCTTCATTCTCCACTCATGTGGCTCTTCAGGATCTACCTCTCACCTTCCATAAGCTCAAGTTCTGAGCATGGTTGATTGACTCACAGGTGACACTGCCCTGAGACAGGCCAATTAGAGTCCTTTCTAATTAGACACTCTTATTTTAAActgaaactaggaaaaaaaaaaaaaaaaaaaagagtcaaccTCTTTCTTTAACAGAAGACTTAAGAATCTTAGGAACTGCCAAaggccatatttttttttcatggtagAAAGGAAGCCTGCACACAGGTTAGCCCTGGAAAGAGAATCTGGGTGACACTTGAGTCCCTGTTCCCAGTAGTTCCCATTGTCCAGCTGTACCAATGTTCTTTCCATACTTTGCTCAGTTTTTTTCCCAATCCTATTAACAAGCTtctattttgaaaacattttgaaatatagaaataaattttttttttctcatttcattgCGGCATTTCCCTACACATCCAGCATCATCCATTGCTTAGATTGGGATgctgagatagatagatagatagatagatagatagatagatagatagatagatagatagaaagataaAGGAGTCAATGTTTGATTTTCAAATTAAGCTGCTCTGAAGTCACTTTCAGAATTGACtagcttttcttcttctttttttaaggtaGATTTTCCTCAACTGTTTTAGAAATTTAAAGGCAAAGATGTGAAGAAATCATGAccgaataaaattaaaaatagatttaaaagagGGCAGCTAAAGTTAAGATCATTTAATATATCCATGCCCAGTTCTAAGCTGGGGTAATGAGAATCACAACATATTAATTTTCgttaggattaaatgagttaaataTTTACAATGTTTAGAACAGTTGTACCACATAATGAAACACTCattagatatttattttattggtgttTTGCTGTTACTGTGGTTATGGCCCTCTGCAGTAAGCTGTGGGAGAGGATGCGTCTTGCTGAGAAGACAGCAGGATGGGAGAGGAGATAAGTAGGAAGACAGTAAGGCCCCCAGGGTTGGGAAGGATCCATGGGATGGCACAGAGTCAATGCTGAGAGATTGACAAGTTCTGCCCAAGAAAATCTGACACCAGAGACAGGACCAGAACACTGCACTAAAAACTGAGCTCGGGTGATCTCTGTCTCTCCTCTCAGTATGTAGGTTCTACTTTCTATTACGTGCTTCATTCTCAGGCAGGCTGTCTCAGCATGACTGCAAAGATGGCTAACAAAAGCCCTCATGCTTATAAACAACGTTTTTAAAGAATCAGGCACCACTTTAATTATAACTCCAGAAAAAGTCTCATGGAACACTTAATCTATAATCAATAGGAAGCTACATTGAATATCACAGGAGGCCTTTATTCTTAGAGATTACGGTATGTTTCTGGAGTCTGACACTTTCAGGAGCAATAGAAACCAACAGGGAAGCAATTCAAATAGATTAACTCATTTGATTCTCATAGACTATTATCCTTATTTACATATGAAGAAACTTAAGATTCAAGGATGTTAAACACTTTACTCAAATATCATTTGCCTAGAATTTATCAAAACTAGAATTCAAATTTAGATGTATCAGATCCCAAGCCTGTGTGTTCTTCTGTACTCTTGTTTAGTAATTAgtgaaaaaaatgcaaattatgtttacttttaaaaaatacctttatcCATTTCCTCTCCTACTTTCATGAATTACATTCATGTTGCACCTCAATTTTGGTAATTGTAATTGTTCAAAGGGAGGACAAACCTGCTACACACTTAAGATGTGTTTAGGTGATGCCAACGTCATTggctaaaatataaatttaaacatGATAGAGCTGGTAGCTGACTGATTTCCATCCCGACTCTTCTATCCAGTATTACATTGTGCAGATATGAGAAAATTTTACTAAAGGCTCACAGAGTACTTTTCTCATGCAAAATAAGCCCAGAAATAAGTAGAAGTGGAAATACAGTTTTGATTAAAATGGCTATCTGAATGCTTAAAAAAATTGGATTGTGGAACATAAAGAGACtttaatcataaataaataattcacacAGACTTTTATAAGAAAATATGGAAATATTTTATCTGTACTaagcttttcctgaaattacttttCTAACTTGGTCCAACACCCAGTACTAAAACTGATAAGATAATTTAGTTTGTCTATTTAAAGAAATACGTTGTGAAAATGTAGCcttacaaagaagaaacacaggaattcacatttcaaCTGCCTTATCTTTTTGAAATCTGATTCAAAGCTTTTCAGTGGGTGTAGCTCAAGGGTATAGGCCCCCAGTGCTTAAGAAGTTTCCGTTATCAGTGGGGAAAAATCCTGATCCAAACTTATCTCACCAAACTGAAAAGTCTAAGATAGCCAACTGGATTTAGGATTCAAATATGGCATCAGGATTCAGTTGTTCTCTCTCCGTTTCATGTGGAGTTCTATGTGAGGGCAAGATGGTAGAAAATGCCACAGACCCTATATTTGTTTGGATTCCATAGCCTTATCTGCTTCTCTAACAGTTCAAACAATATTTCCTGAATTTAATCTCAGAAGTTTTTATTGGATTGACCAGGGTTACATGCCATCCAGAATCACTTACTGTG is a window encoding:
- the Dynlt5 gene encoding dynein light chain Tctex-type 5; its protein translation is MENTYQLGPTKHFPVVTVNHILQDVLTDYLQKEEYEPEFCRQITKTISEVIKARVKELMIPRYKLIVMIHIGQLNGQSILIGSRCLWDPKSDTVSSYVFRNSSLFALANVYAVYFE